A single region of the Schizosaccharomyces osmophilus chromosome 3, complete sequence genome encodes:
- the gem7 gene encoding SMN complex subunit Gem7 yields the protein MVDVSDNSLAFQQRMRTLRFYRKMSSSTPAVVLYLHDQKELQAEFSGIDSSESKVAVSHLHTDWGIVDKAVVRAGDIANIEYILQQEEGEI from the coding sequence ATGGTTGATGTCAGTGACAATAGTCTGGCATTCCAGCAAAGAATGAGGACACTTAGGTTTTATCGAAAAATGAGTTCGTCTACACCGGCCGTAGTTCTGTATCTGCAtgatcaaaaagaattgcaaGCAGAATTTAGCGGCATAGACAGCTCAGAATCAAAAGTCGCAGTCTCCCATCTTCATACTGATTGGGGTATAGTAGACAAGGCAGTGGTTCGAGCTGGCGATATTGCAAACATTGAATATATACTTCAACaggaagaaggagaaatttaa
- the rec14 gene encoding Ski complex subunit Rec14 — protein sequence MRREYLVSHIQENAHEADIYSLCVISGRLWSCSGDSKIKQWNVDSAEHELVEEIDTPHKIGIHNMATSLDERLVVSCGFGQDVYLWDPSTNSSRSLGDSVEHPGECWAACISPDAQTISFTTVDGHVCVWDTHSNIKVADLDTKGKFGLCTAYSPNGRFIASGHQTGQLFLISTETGRLFHTLSGHTLPLRSLAFSPGSSLLAAAGDSKMITVYDVVSGDQVGQLRGHSAWIFALAFNPVGDLLLSADIEGRVKVWDMDTMECISTKNEVDGGIWAVAWYNNGFAVAGADRSILWYRAAASE from the exons ATGAGAAGAGAGTATTTAGTTAGCCATATTCAAGAGAACGCTCACGAAGCTGatatttattcattatGTGTCATTTCAGGACGATTGTGGTCTTGTTCTGGggattcaaaaattaaGCAATGGAATGTGGATAGCGCAGAACATGAActtgttgaagaaatagatACTCCTCACAAAATTGGAATCCATAATATGGCTACCTCGTTGGATGAACGGCTAGTCGTTTCGTGTGGTTTCGGACAAGACGTGTACCTGTGGGACCCAAGCACGAATTCGTCTCGATCACTAG GTGATTCTGTAGAACATCCAGGAGAATGCTGGGCTGCTTGTATAAGTCCAGACGCACAAACTATTTCCTTTACTACTGTTGATGGACATGTTTGTGTATGGGACACACATAGCAATATCAAGGTGGCCGACTTGGACACCAAAGGAAAATTCGGTTTGTGTACAGCGTACTCGCCAAATGGGAGATTCATTGCGTCAGGACATCAAACAGGACAATTATTCTTAATTAGCACGGAAACAGGTCGATTATTCCATACTCTGTCAGGACACACGCTCCCATTGCGAAGTCTAGCATTTTCACCTGGTTCCTCCTTGCTAGCTGCAGCAGGAGACTCCAAAATGATTACAGTATACGATGTTGTTTCAGGAGACCAAGTAGGCCAACTTCGTGGTCACAGTGCCTGGATCTTTGCATTGGCGTTTAATCCTGTTGGAGACTTGCTTTTGTCAGCTGACATAGAAGGCCGTGTTAAGGTTTGGGATATGGATACAATGGAATGTATTAgtacaaaaaatgaagttgaCGGCGGCATCTGGGCGGTAGCTTGGTACAACAATGGATTTGCAGTTGCTGGTGCCGACAGGAGCATTCTTTGGTACAGAGCCGCCGCTTCTGAATAA
- the css1 gene encoding inositol phosphosphingolipid phospholipase C, Css1 — translation MYPEKRGEMDLRVFSFNCWGLRFVSKYRTERLKEIGKKLADSDYDIVLLQEVWSIHDFNEIRSQVSGNLVYSRFFHSAAMGAGLAMLSRFPIIESAMCKYPLNGRPQAFWRGDWYVGKGVATASLQHPSGKTISLFNTHLHAPYGKGPDTYLCHRLSQAWFISKLLRAAVQRGHIVVAAGDFNIQPLSVPHEIITSYGLVQDAWLTVHPEQATHPPNRYAMSDQELVDIAGATCDSRLNSWRETISSKDMDDFVAKRLDYVFHSPSTSTATQSKVVFTDRIPQLDCSYSDHFGIEMDLKILEQPVVPAETRVRHTIIDDTLGITYQYMARERLHMRLRIAELLISIPIIIGVHVAIVWCDPAWLKVIILFFTVVIAVAAAVNGFCIGLLFGRWEFNGLLEFAAELKEQKLLCKEYYIDHSSS, via the coding sequence ATGTACCCAGAAAAAAGGGGAGAAATGGACCTTCGtgtcttttccttcaactGTTGGGGATTGCGATTTGTGTCGAAATATCGCACAGAACGCTTGAAGGAAATTGGTAAGAAGCTCGCTGATTCTGATTACGACATCGTGCTTTTACAGGAAGTATGGTCCATCCATGACTTCAATGAAATTCGCAGCCAAGTAAGTGGGAACCTTGTTTATTCGAGGTTTTTCCACAGTGCTGCAATGGGAGCTGGACTTGCGATGCTTTCCCGATTTCCCATCATTGAGTCTGCTATGTGCAAGTACCCTCTCAACGGCCGTCCGCAAGCCTTTTGGCGAGGTGACTGGTACGTTGGCAAAGGTGTAGCAACTGCCAGTTTGCAGCATCCTTCTGGAAAAACCATTTCGCTATTCAACACTCACTTGCATGCTCCTTATGGTAAAGGTCCAGATACTTATTTATGTCATCGACTTTCTCAGGCATGGTTTATCTCCAAACTGCTTCGTGCGGCAGTCCAACGAGGTCATATCGTAGTTGCTGCTGGTGACTTTAATATTCAACCTTTAAGTGTACCTCATGAAATCATTACTTCCTATGGTTTGGTCCAAGACGCTTGGCTGACGGTACATCCAGAACAAGCTACGCATCCTCCTAACCGTTATGCCATGTCAGATCAAGAGTTGGTAGACATTGCTGGAGCTACATGTGATTCTCGTCTCAATAGCTGGCGTGAAACTATTTCCTCAAAGGATATGGATGACTTTGTCGCTAAGCGTTTGGATTACGTCTTTCATTCACCTAGTACAAGTACTGCCACTCAGTCTAAAGTTGTCTTTACTGACCGAATTCCTCAATTGGACTGCAGCTATTCAGATCATTTTGGCATTGAGATGGATTTGAAGATTCTTGAACAACCTGTAGTACCCGCGGAAACACGTGTCCGTCATACAATTATTGATGACACCCTTGGTATCACGTATCAATATATGGCAAGGGAAAGATTGCATATGCGTCTCCGTATAGCAGAGCTCTTAATTTCTATACCTATTATTATCGGTGTGCATGTTGCAATTGTATGGTGTGATCCTGCATGGCTTAAGGTgatcattctttttttcacaGTGGTTATCGCTGTTGCAGCTGCGGTAAATGGTTTTTGCATCGGCCTGTTATTCGGAAGATGGGAATTTAATGgtcttttggaatttgCTGCCGAACTAAAAGAGCAAAAATTATTGTGCAAAGAGTACTATATAGACCATTCTTCGTCTTAG
- the orc2 gene encoding origin recognition complex subunit Orc2 yields the protein MVLIKEPEVLENNKTRFFGSNELWLDEMTENIPSTPKKNSADGFWQVPSNPVTPRTPGHRVLQQAKGANTKERSAKRRRGRLELRQHMLGEVDENAASDALLETPRLRSRAPPSPSFNVSSPSKERFVDHRSNEDADGTAFDLTSSPSANRISLASFQPNSSISEGENDESRKLQGLEALEEEENDNDSVSLKEEIDHGPGFDEYFDKFSQRKTSSNTLSQLPLVDNQLYLEIIQKTVLENDRFTQTLVHFQSRNFQQWFCEAMFGYNILFYGFGSKEHFLSTFVEQKLFGFPVFVIKGYFPHLQLKSVLAAFLEFLEVVPSSASVPDMLQQALAVLDSDDRAFDKIVILVHNIDGEDLVDERFQSALANIAASPNVYFFASVDHVNFPLLWDSSLESLFNFIMHDATTFARYFNETTYENSLGIGRANVSNTEKAIKHVLYSLPANSREIFKLLLIHQLERLADFGDSTAVRPSERVGIEYKVLYQKCSSEFLCSNELNFRSQLTEFFDHHIIEMKRDSTNLEILWIPHSADLLESLLQDMMEDI from the coding sequence ATGGTACTTATAAAGGAGCCTGAGGTacttgaaaacaacaaaacacGTTTCTTTGGCAGCAATGAGTTATGGTTAGATGAAATGACCGAAAACATTCCGTCTacaccaaaaaagaactctGCAGATGGCTTCTGGCAGGTTCCTTCAAACCCAGTGACTCCTAGGACACCTGGCCATCGCGTTTTACAACAAGCAAAAGGAGCGAATACCAAGGAGCGTTCAGCAAAACGGAGGCGAGGTCGCTTGGAACTTCGACAACATATGCTTGGAGAAGTTGATGAAAATGCAGCTTCTGATGCTCTATTAGAAACGCCTCGATTACGCTCGCGCGCTCCCCCTTCACCTTCTTTCAACGTATCTTCGCCTTCAAAGGAGAGATTTGTAGACCATAGATCGAATGAAGATGCTGATGGAACTGCCTTTGACTTGACTTCGTCTCCGTCAGCGAATCGAATTTCCTTGGCTTCCTTTCAACCAAACTCGTCTATCTCAGAAGGTGAAAACGATGAGAGCCGGAAGTTACAGGGTTTGGAAGCActcgaagaagaagaaaatgataatGATTCTGTCTCTCTGAAGGAAGAAATCGATCATGGCCCCGGGTTTGATGAATACTTTGACAAGTTTTCGCAGAGGAAAACCTCTAGTAATACTTTATCCCAACTTCCTCTAGTTGACAATCAGTTATACTTGGAAATTATCCAGAAAACAGTTCTGGAAAACGATCGTTTCACTCAAACCTTGGTCCATTTTCAATCTCGAAACTTTCAACAATGGTTTTGCGAGGCTATGTTTGGGTACAATATATTGTTTTATGGGTTTGGATCAAAAGAACACTTTCTTTCTACTTTCgttgaacaaaaactttttgggTTTCCGGTCTTTGTTATCAAGGGTTACTTTCCACATTTACAATTAAAATCCGTACTAGCTGCTTTTCTCGAGTTTTTAGAAGTCGTTCCCTCTAGTGCTTCTGTCCCTGATATGTTGCAACAGGCCCTTGCCGTGTTAGACTCTGATGACAGAGCGTTCGATAAAATTGTAATATTGGTCCACAATATTGACGGTGAGGACTTGGTGGATGAGCGATTTCAGTCAGCTTTAGCAAATATCGCAGCTTCTCCTAACGTTTATTTTTTCGCCTCTGTCGATCATGTGAACTTTCCTTTGCTATGGGATTCTTCACTTGAGTCGttattcaattttattATGCACGATGCCACCACGTTTGCTCGTTATTTCAATGAAACTACATATGAAAATTCTCTTGGTATTGGACGTGCAAATGTTTCCAATACAGAGAAGGCTATCAAGCAtgttttgtattctttGCCTGCCAATTCCAGAGAAATATTCAAGCTTCTGCTTATCCACCAACTTGAACGCCTTGCTGATTTCGGTGATTCTACTGCTGTAAGGCCTAGCGAGCGGGTTGGAATTGAGTATAAAGTGTTATACCAAAAATGCAGCTCCGAGTTTTTGTGTAGTAATGAGCTTAACTTTCGTTCACAGCTCACAGAGTTTTTTGATCACCATATCATTGAAATGAAACGAGATTCCAcaaatttggaaattttATGGATCCCTCATTCGGCTGATTTATTAGAAAGTTTGTTACAGGACATGATGGAAGATATTTGA
- a CDS encoding Schizosaccharomyces specific protein, producing MVLVKFKREKTSIFVEITSNETLKNAVDKLRDILKVNDDQAMKIGALQNGDYVAVDPSTWSNSVLSENTDYAFANEGDDFLVHQPSDEDVMESEG from the exons atg GTACTTGTCAAGTTTAAGCGCGAAAAAACATCGATTTTTGTAGAAATCACAAGTAATGAGACACTGAAGAATGCCGTGGACAAGTTGCGAGATATCTTGAAAGTGAATGATGACCAGGCAATGAAAATTGGAGCTTTGCAGAATGGAGACTATGTCGCTGTTGATCCAAGCACTTGGTCCAATTCCGTTCTTTCTGAGAATACAGACTATGCATTCGCGAACGAGGGCGACGATTTCCTAGTACACCAACCATCGGATGAAGATGTCATGGAGTCTGAGGGCTAA
- the rpl2701 gene encoding 60S ribosomal protein L27 codes for MAKILKPGKVALITRGRFAGKKIVILQNIDQGTKAHPFGHAVVAGVERYPLKVTKSMGAKRIAKRSRVKPFVRVVNYNHLMPTRYALELDNLKNLVNAETFKEPSQRSAAKKVVKKTFEEKYQTGKSAWFFTPLRF; via the exons ATGGCTAAGATTCTCAAGCCAGGAAAG GTTGCTCTTATCACCAGAGGTCGCTTTGCCGGTAAGAAGATTGttattcttcaaaacatCGACCAAGGCACCAAGGCCCACCCCTTCGGACATGCTGTTGTTGCTGGTGTTGAGCGCTACCCTTTGAAGGTCACCAAGTCTATGGGTGCCAAGCGCATTGCTAAGCGTTCTCGTGTGAAACCTTTTGTCAGAGTTGTTAACTACAACCACTTGATGCCCACTCGTTATGCTCTCGAGCTTGACAACCTCAAGAACCTTGTCAATGCTGAGACTTTCAAGGAGCCTTCCCAACGCTCTGCCGCTAAGAAGGTCGTCAAGAAGACTTTCGAAGAAAAGTACCAAACCGGCAAGTCTGCTTGGTTCTTTACTCCTTTGAGATTCTAA
- the rps001 gene encoding 40S ribosomal protein S0A (p40), translating into MAQSGRPSTLNASDEDIKQLLAASSHIGSKNLEVRMDPYVWKRRNDGVHIINVSKTWEKLVLAARIIATVENPADVCVVSTRAYGHRAVLKFAAHTGATAIAGRFTPGNFTNYITRTYREPRLIIVTDPRADAQAIREASFVNIPVIALTDTDSCLNHIDVAIPTNNKGRKSIGLAWYLLAREVLRLRGTLSRNTPWEVMPDLYFYRDPEEVEREEEAKKAAAIASEEAQVEEAAAAAEFDVNDSAAGAVDPTVLAAATAGQVGENTWEGTGEWNTTGAAAQTSDWAQ; encoded by the exons ATGGCACAGTCCGGACGCCCTTCTACACTGAATGCTAGT GATGAGGACATCAAGCAGCTCCTTGCTGCTAGCAGCCATATTGGCTCCAAGAACTTAGAGGTCCGTATGGATCCCTATGTCTGGAAGCGCCGTAACGATGGTGTCCACATCATCAATGTTAGTAAGACTTGGGAAAAGTTGGTTTTGGCCGCTCGTATCATCGCTACAGTTGAAAACCCTGCTGATGTTTGCGTCGTATCTACCCGTGCTTATGGTCACCGTGCTGTTCTCAAGTTCGCTGCCCATACCGGAGCTACTGCCATTGCTGGCCGTTTCACCCCTGGTAACTTCACCAACTACATTACTCGTACATACCGCGAACCCCGTTTGATCATTGTCACTGATCCTCGTGCTGATGCCCAAGCCATCAGAGAGGCTTCTTTCGTCAACATTCCCGTCATTGCCCTTACCGACACTGACTCTTGCTTGAATCACATTGATGTTGCTATCCCTACCAACAACAAGGGTCGTAAGTCCATTGGTTTGGCTTGGTACTTGTTGGCTCGTGAAGTCCTTCGTCTTCGTGGTACCCTTTCTCGTAACACCCCTTGGGAAGTGATGCCCGATCTTTACTTCTACCGTGATCCCGAAGAGGTTGAGCGTGAGGAGGAGGCCAAGAAGGCTGCTGCCATTGCTTCTGAGGAAGCCCAAGTTGAAGAAGCCGCTGCTGCTGCCGAATTTGATGTTAACGACAGTGCTGCTGGTGCTGTTGACCCCACTGTTCTTGCTGCTGCCACTGCTGGCCAAGTCGGTGAGAACACCTGGGAAGGAACTGGTGAGTGGAACACCACCGGTGCTGCTGCTCAAACTTCCGATTGGGCTcaataa
- the gpi15 gene encoding pig-H, protein MLTVKRYPGATEFIVHTSKGYGTQMFAVCFLSFSVGVALLAFEPSPSLLLWISGGIFISSLFRIISGVNHESLLVVRDLGVQTNCHSIVPWKSSSKLVPLDSIREIFIHEAFRKFDVCYYMGIAIEHEPQIHVMFPSLLPRRDVLQKIYSETLHLLKQET, encoded by the exons ATGCTTACCGTGAAAAGGTATCCTGGAGCCACTGAATTTATCGTTCACACAAGCAAAGGATATGGCACGCAAATGTTTGCAGTATGCTTTCTCTCATTCAGTGTTGGCGTTGCGCTACTGGCTTTTGAACCGTCACCGAGTTTGTTGCTATGGATCTCTGGTGGTATCTTTATTTCGTCCCTTTTCCGAATCATAAGCGGTGTAAATC ATGAATCCTTACTTGTTGTGCGCGATCTGGGCGTCCAAACCAATTGTCATTCCATCGTTCCCTGGAAGTCTTCGTCCAAACTAGTTCCTTTAGATTCCATTCGAGAAATATTTATTCATGAAGCTTTTCGAAAATTCGATGTCTGTTACTACATGGGAATTGCCATTGAACATGAACCTCAAATCCATGTTATGTTTCCTAGCTTGCTGCCTCGCAGAGACGTTTTGCAGAAGATATACTCTGAAACGTTGCATTTACTCAAACAGGAAACTTAG
- the aps2 gene encoding AP-2 adaptor complex sigma subunit Aps2, with protein sequence MIQFVLVQNRHGKNRLSKYYVPFDDAEKTQVKNQIHRLISERTQKYQANFLEWRNSKLVYRRYAGLYFCFCVDTADNDLAALEMIHFFVEILDSFFGNVCELDLIFNFYKVSAILDEIILGGEIGESNKTALLERIEALDKLD encoded by the exons ATGATTCAATTCGTCCTTGTTCAAAATCGCCATGGAAAAAACCGACTTTCTAAATACTATGTCCCTTTTGAT GACGCTGAAAAAACACAAGTAAAAAACCAGATTCATCGCCTTATTTCCGAAAGAACGCAAAAATACCAGGCCAACTTTTTGGAATGGAGAAACAGCAAGCTGGTCTATCGTCGATATGCTGGGCTctacttttgcttttgcgTGGATACTGCGGACAATGATCTAGCAGCCTTAGAAATGATCCATTTCTTTGTCGAGATTTtagattccttttttggaaacgtTTGCGAACTTGATCTTATTTTTAACTTTTATAAAGTTAGTGCTATATTAGATGAAATCATATTAGGAGGTGAAATTGGTGAGTCCAACAAAACTGCTTTGCTTGAACGAATTGAAGCTCTCGACAAGCTTGACTAG
- a CDS encoding ClC chloride channel produces MNDELLIDWVYERYKKQQQGSFDNDRFSFLNTRTKYLFISILSGILIGLSTALLNGLTFLLSSFREGYCKTNFLLDKTACCAVLTDEYECHSFHYWRYEHLYLTAVFIYSSFSIGFALLASLLKVFFFPTVSASGIPEIKATLSGYTLPDAKSFFSLKTLISKTLSICLCVASGLWVGKEGPFVHVASNIAMLVASVFSEISNSNLYSRQILIAAISSGIAASFNAPVGGVLFALEQVTTSSFPSSLTGSIWYEFLCSAFSVVTLQLLRSWQPGAGFLSYVSLERYWTYLDLLPFIFISILCGFLGSVLVRLYMKTLEKYSSSSKGYSICSVGFLSFMTCFISVPALLDYGILYNPTELFFQVSNSCSPSSASILCEVQPWITSLVLFASAIVGLLFTGLTYGMQIPGGILTPSLAIGACLGRCIGTILRSNFPSLAGSTVYAIVGATAFLSATTRLTISLVVIIYELTGAFTVVLPLMLATLLSRWISNFINPFSIYDSWLHLKKVPYFPISDADTISSFNFDLPMTPNEKIHKLPLHRCTINQMECAIKQSAHPYIAVVKDRTEYFVGLISREKLGKLLDTSAMDQDLFTQVSSNLHPEEQSLSSVDLTFSLSNYLYPATFTLSYNTPPVLVLKMFREMGITVVVLLRRGKLHAIITKLDILEQAIALRNHANIPSQVQINTDA; encoded by the exons ATGAACGATGAGCTTTTAATTGACTGGGTTTATGAGCGATATAAAAAGCAACAACAAGGTTCTTTCGACAATGACAGGTTTAGCTTCTTGAATACAAGAACAAAATACTTGtttatttccattctttCGG GTATTTTAATAGGCCTATCGACAGCTTTACTGAACGGCCTAACATTTTTACTTAGCAGTTTTCGTGAAGGATACtgcaaaacaaattttctaCTAGACAAAACTGCTTGCTGTGCAGTCTTGACTGACGAATATGAATGCCATAGCTTTCATTACTGGAGATACGAACATCTGTACCTTACAGCcgtatttatttattcttctttttccatagGATTTGCTTTGCTGGCATCTTTGTTAAaagtattcttttttcctacGGTATCCGCAAGTGGAATCCCAGAGATTAAAGCGACCTTAAGCGGTTATACACTACCTGATGCAAAGtcatttttctctttaaaaACCCTTATATCAAAAACGTTGTCAATATGTCTTTGTGTGGCCTCTGGTTTATGggttggaaaagaaggcCCTTTTGTTCATGTAGCCAGTAATATAGCCATGCTCGTGGCCTCTGTTTTTTCAGAAATTAGCAATTCCAATCTCTACTCTCGTCAAATTTTGATTGCTGCGATATCGTCTGGTATAGCTGCTTCCTTTAACGCTCCTGTCGGCGGggttttgtttgctttggAACAAGTTACCACTAGCTCGTTTCCATCTTCGTTGACTGGGTCTATATGGTATGAATTCTTGTGCTCCGCCTTTTCTGTCGTTACATTGCAACTACTTAGATCTTGGCAACCTGGTGCTGGGTTTCTTTCATACGTCTCATTGGAAAGGTATTGGACCTATCTGGATTTActtcctttcatttttataagCATTCTTTGTGGATTCCTTGGATCAGTCTTGGTTCGCTTATATATGAAAACTCTAGAAAAGTACAGTTCTTCCTCTAAAGGGTATAGTATATGTTCGGTTGGATTTCTGAGTTTTATGACTTGCTTCATTTCTGTTCCAGCCTTGCTTGACTACGGTATTTTATACAACCCGAcggaattgttttttcaagtttcaAACTCATGCTCTCCTTCTTCTGCCTCTATTCTGTGTGAAGTTCAACCATGGATTACCTCCTtagttctttttgcttctgcAATAGTGGGATTACTTTTTACAGGCCTTACGTATGGAATGCAGATACCAGGTGGCATTCTTACACCTTCTTTAGCAATTGGTGCTTGTTTAGGTCGATGCATCGGCACCATTTTAAGAAGCAATTTTCCTTCCTTGGCAGGATCAACTGTATATGCCATCGTCGGCGCTACGGCATTTTTAAGCGCAACAACTAGACTTACCATTTCACTAGTGGTTATTATTTATGAGTTGACAGGTGCTTTTACTGTAGTACTACCCCTAATGCTTGCGACCCTGCTCAGCAGGTGGATCTCAAATTTCATTAATCCCTTTTCCATTTATGATTCCTGGTTACACCTTAAGAAGGTTCCTTATTTTCCCATCTCAGATGCTGATACTAtttcttcctttaattTCGATCTTCCGATGACCCCCAACGAAAAAATCCACAAATTGCCGTTACACAGATGTACTATAAATCAAATGGAATGCGcaataaaacaaagtgCTCACCCTTATATAGCTGTCGTGAAAGACCGAACAGAATATTTTGTCGGCCTTATTTCTAGAGAAAAATTAGGAAAGCTGCTGGATACTTCAGCTATGGATCAAGATTTATTCACACAAGTCAGTTCCAACCTGCATCCTGAAGAACAAAGCTTATCCTCAGTTgatttgactttttctctctctAATTATTTATACCCAGCTACTTTTACCTTGAGTTATAATACACCTCCAGTACTCGTACTGAAAATGTTTCGAGAAATGGGAATAACAGTTGTTGTTTTATTACGTCGTGGAAAATTGCATGCGATAATTACAAAACTG GATATCTTGGAACAAGCGATAGCTTTGAGAAATCATGCAAACATACCTTCTCAAGTTCAAATCAATACAGATGCTTAG